GCTCCTCGATCATCGCGGTGACCTCGGTCAATGCCTCGCTGGCGGCTCCCGGCGTGCCGGCGTATGCCTCGGCGAAAGCGGCCGTCGAAGGTCTCGTGCGGCAGCTCGCGCTCGAATACGGCCCCCGGGGGATCCGCGTCAATGCCGTGGCGCCAGGGAGCATCTCGGCGGCGGATACCGGCGAGAGCGAGGGCTACCCGCTCGGACGCATCGGTCGCCCGGACGAGGTGGCCGCGGTCGTGGCGTTCCTCGGATCAGACGCCGCCTCTTTCATCACCGGTGCGACGATCCCGGTCGACGGCGGTCTGTCGATCTCTTCTCCTGCGGCGTGGCTGAAGCCGTCGCTGCGCGAGCGCTGGCTCTGAGCCCTCGCCTCACCGCCGCCC
The DNA window shown above is from Microbacterium murale and carries:
- a CDS encoding SDR family NAD(P)-dependent oxidoreductase codes for the protein MNRRGVLLIGGTSDIGLAIARAFVERGDAVVGVGLEASTDPVFAQYIVADCSRSDAATQTVSDAEEALGRIDVVVLAAARMPIDRADATTDEDWRSAFAATVDSAFYVTRAVLPRLDSGSSIIAVTSVNASLAAPGVPAYASAKAAVEGLVRQLALEYGPRGIRVNAVAPGSISAADTGESEGYPLGRIGRPDEVAAVVAFLGSDAASFITGATIPVDGGLSISSPAAWLKPSLRERWL